In one Pseudomonas sp. R84 genomic region, the following are encoded:
- the rpsC gene encoding 30S ribosomal protein S3, whose protein sequence is MGQKVHPIGIRLGIVKEHTSVWYADGRTYADYLFADLKVREYLQDKLKSASVSRIDIHRPAQTARITIHTARPGIVIGKKGEDVEKLRQDLTKQMGVPVHINIEEIRKPELDGMLVAQSVAQQLERRVMFRRAMKRAVQNAMRIGAKGIKIQVSGRLGGAEIARTEWYREGRVPLHTLRADIDYANYEAHTTYGVIGVKVWIFKGEVIGGRQEELKPQAPAPRKKAAK, encoded by the coding sequence ATGGGTCAGAAAGTACATCCCATTGGCATTCGCCTGGGAATCGTCAAGGAGCACACCTCCGTCTGGTACGCAGACGGTCGGACTTATGCGGACTATTTGTTCGCAGATCTGAAAGTGCGTGAGTATCTCCAAGACAAACTAAAAAGCGCGTCCGTAAGCCGTATCGATATCCATCGTCCGGCCCAAACTGCACGTATCACCATCCACACCGCTCGTCCGGGCATCGTTATCGGGAAGAAAGGTGAAGATGTTGAGAAACTGCGTCAGGACCTGACCAAGCAAATGGGTGTGCCTGTGCACATCAATATCGAAGAGATCCGCAAGCCGGAGCTCGACGGTATGCTGGTTGCGCAGAGCGTAGCTCAGCAGCTGGAGCGTCGTGTAATGTTCCGTCGCGCTATGAAGCGCGCCGTTCAGAACGCCATGCGCATTGGTGCCAAAGGCATCAAAATCCAAGTGAGCGGTCGTCTCGGCGGTGCTGAAATCGCACGTACTGAATGGTATCGCGAAGGTCGTGTGCCATTGCACACCCTGCGTGCCGACATCGACTATGCCAACTACGAAGCTCACACCACTTACGGTGTGATCGGTGTAAAGGTTTGGATCTTCAAAGGCGAAGTAATTGGTGGTCGCCAAGAAGAGCTGAAACC
- the rpsS gene encoding 30S ribosomal protein S19, with translation MPRSLKKGPFIDLHLLKKIEVAAEKNDRKPIKTWSRRSMILPQMVGLTIAVHNGRQHVPVLVNEDMVGHKLGEFAGTRTYRGHVADKKAKR, from the coding sequence GTGCCACGTTCTCTGAAAAAAGGTCCTTTTATTGATCTTCACCTACTGAAGAAGATCGAAGTGGCGGCGGAAAAGAACGATCGCAAACCAATTAAGACTTGGTCGCGTCGTTCGATGATCCTGCCACAGATGGTCGGTCTGACCATCGCCGTACATAACGGTCGTCAGCACGTCCCAGTTCTCGTGAACGAAGACATGGTCGGCCATAAACTGGGCGAGTTCGCCGGTACCCGCACATATCGTGGGCACGTGGCTGACAAGAAAGCCAAGCGTTAA
- the rplV gene encoding 50S ribosomal protein L22, protein MEVAAKLSGARISAQKARLVADQIRGKKVGEALNLLAFSSKKAAEIMKKVLESAVANAEHNEGADVDDLKVSTVFVNEGRSLKRIMPRAKGRADRIVKRSCHITVKVADK, encoded by the coding sequence ATGGAAGTAGCCGCTAAGTTGTCGGGCGCTCGAATCTCCGCCCAGAAAGCCCGCTTGGTCGCCGACCAGATCCGCGGGAAGAAGGTGGGCGAAGCGCTCAACTTGTTGGCTTTCAGCAGTAAGAAAGCCGCCGAGATCATGAAGAAAGTGCTGGAGTCGGCCGTAGCCAACGCCGAGCATAACGAAGGCGCAGACGTTGATGACCTTAAAGTCAGCACCGTTTTCGTCAACGAAGGGCGTTCGCTGAAGCGCATCATGCCACGTGCCAAAGGCCGTGCTGATCGCATCGTCAAGCGGTCTTGCCATATCACTGTCAAGGTTGCTGACAAGTAA